GGGCGGCCGACGTCGGCGTCGCCGTGGACGATCTGGCGCTGCAGGTTCGACCGCTCGACGACGTCGTCGTCGACGATCCCCAGGCGGCCGACCCCCGCCGCCGCGAGGTACTGGATCGCCGGCGAGCCCAGACCGCCCGCCCCGACGACGAGGACGCTGGCCTCGAGCAGCCGTTGTTGGCCCTCGGGCCCGATCTCGTCCATGATGACGTGTCTCGAGTAGCGATCGAGTTGGGTCGCATCGAGGCGCAGGTCGCTCATGGGGGCTAGTTGGGCCGAGACCGAGAAAAGTCCGCGGGTCGTGCCGGTGGGGCTGGAACGCCGGCGAGCCGATCGGAGCGGTCCCCGTCGTCGGGTCACCGATGGTGTTCGGCGTTCGAGGCAGATGTGGGGGCCAACCCAATCGTTTAATACTGTGGCAGCCATTGACACACTTATGGCAACCTCACCCAATGACGGCGGTGACGACGTCATCGACCAATTCCTCTCGGACCGCGGTCACACCGTAGAACGAGTCGGGTGGGAGCAGGAGTATAACAAGAAGCAGTGCCCCGAGTGTGGCGGCCTGCACGACACGTCCGCTACGACC
This portion of the Haloterrigena gelatinilytica genome encodes:
- a CDS encoding HVO_0416 family zinc finger protein; the protein is MATSPNDGGDDVIDQFLSDRGHTVERVGWEQEYNKKQCPECGGLHDTSATTCTVCGWEPTP